From Candidatus Pedobacter colombiensis, one genomic window encodes:
- the purU gene encoding formyltetrahydrofolate deformylase: MIVIIQCKDRVGLVADISRILSEAQLNIVSMREHVDKVEDCFFMRLEVDGLADETALELKMQQILPEGAIIRVNPVPDKKIVVMVTKEYHCLADILVRNNFGTLGATVLCVIGNHSVLQKICDRFDIPFFLIPYHEDKAVSERDIVLKIKAYNPDYVVLAKFMRILSPQFVANFPNKVINIHHSFLPAFAGASPYKQAFERGVKLIGATAHFVTDDLDEGPIIAQQIIPVNHSFTATDMVKSGKEIETSVLAKALHLVLNDRVFVYKNKTVVFE, from the coding sequence ATGATCGTTATTATACAATGCAAAGACCGGGTGGGCCTGGTTGCAGATATTTCCAGAATTTTATCGGAAGCCCAGCTTAATATTGTTTCTATGCGGGAACATGTAGATAAGGTTGAAGACTGCTTTTTCATGCGTTTGGAAGTGGATGGGCTTGCAGATGAAACTGCTCTTGAGCTAAAGATGCAACAGATTTTGCCTGAGGGAGCAATTATCCGGGTTAACCCTGTTCCTGATAAAAAGATTGTAGTGATGGTTACGAAGGAGTATCACTGTCTGGCCGATATTCTGGTTCGGAATAATTTCGGTACACTGGGGGCTACAGTGCTTTGTGTAATCGGCAATCATAGCGTTCTTCAAAAGATTTGTGATCGGTTTGATATCCCATTCTTCTTGATTCCTTATCATGAGGACAAAGCGGTGTCCGAACGGGATATTGTTCTTAAAATCAAAGCATATAATCCGGATTATGTGGTGCTGGCTAAGTTTATGCGTATCCTTTCTCCCCAGTTTGTAGCCAACTTCCCTAATAAGGTAATTAATATTCATCATTCTTTTTTACCTGCATTTGCAGGTGCCAGTCCTTATAAACAAGCATTTGAAAGAGGGGTTAAGCTCATCGGAGCAACTGCCCATTTTGTGACGGATGATTTGGATGAAGGGCCGATTATTGCACAACAGATTATTCCTGTAAACCATTCTTTTACAGCTACTGATATGGTAAAATCGGGAAAGGAGATTGAGACATCTGTGCTTGCAAAGGCGCTGCATTTAGTGTTGAATGATCGCGTATTTGTCTATAAGAATAAAACTGTCGTATTTGAGTAA
- a CDS encoding helix-turn-helix transcriptional regulator, whose amino-acid sequence MNEISKNIKKLRKQKGWSQRQAAEQLAISVPAFSKIETGTTDLNISRLNQIARLFKVTPMELMASEEANPQVLHTLKVGQLKKQLAKKEAEVIQLQDEIIDLFERIRAKKKGH is encoded by the coding sequence ATGAACGAAATAAGTAAAAACATTAAGAAGCTTCGCAAGCAAAAAGGTTGGAGCCAAAGGCAAGCCGCTGAGCAGTTAGCAATCTCAGTGCCTGCTTTTTCCAAAATCGAAACCGGCACAACAGACCTAAATATCTCCAGGTTAAATCAAATTGCCCGGCTATTCAAAGTAACCCCAATGGAACTCATGGCAAGCGAAGAAGCAAACCCGCAGGTATTACATACCTTAAAAGTAGGGCAGTTAAAAAAACAACTTGCAAAAAAAGAAGCGGAGGTGATTCAACTTCAGGATGAAATCATTGATCTTTTTGAGAGAATAAGAGCGAAGAAAAAGGGCCATTAA
- a CDS encoding SLBB domain-containing protein produces MNFKRTITAILFVFAVLITQIAFSQTNYSNVNVDELSDAQILQMIKKAESIGYNDAQLEQMAKAQGMKPEEVVKLRARVEKVRKSTGGESVRVDDQPKERQVEGAKNNKRDSSLVKRVDVFEDLRPKVFGAELFANSNITFEPNLRMATPKSYVIGPDDELLIDLSGDNEANYKLKVSPEGIINLQYAGPVSVGGLSIEQAITKIRTKLAGTYPSLKSGRTSLAVNLGNIRSIKITLVGEVVKPGSYTLSSLSTVFNALNASGGPNTNGSFRKIQVIRGNKVVSTIDVYDFLLNGIQQNNIRLQDQDVINVPVYQSRVEIVGEVKRPALFEVLSRESLQDVIRFAGGFTNLAYTAQIKVLRNTNRERKIVDVGAEQFATYGPLNGDKYIVETILNRFENRVEISGAVFRPGKFELDKGLTLKGLIAKADGLREDAFLNRGYINRLNPDNTLALISFDVAKVLAGKDSDVALQREDKVTISSLFDLRDEYKLSIQGEVREPGTFEYADNMTLSDIIQMAGGFKEGATPNRIEISRRVKNSDSLSKSAITAELFTVNVDPNLKLQGGDFILKPYDIVTVRNSAGYSAQKQVKLEGEVLYPGIYTINSKDERISDLIKRAGGLTPYAYAEGASLKRPGAEKVNPNDKNAIDNKEEENKKLLNLKRAQEAGVKDTIKADIEQKLIQSDLVGISLEHILHKPYSRYDLIVEDGDVIRVPRQLQTVKVTGEVLNPNSIVYLPGKSFKQYVNGAGGFTSSALKRGAYIKYANGSVEAGSKFLFFSNYPKVKPGAEILVPKRAERERMSAQAWVGLGTAVASLGAIIVSLLR; encoded by the coding sequence ATGAATTTTAAAAGAACGATCACAGCAATATTATTTGTATTTGCTGTTTTGATCACACAAATAGCTTTTTCACAAACCAACTATTCCAATGTAAACGTTGACGAGTTGTCTGATGCTCAGATTTTGCAAATGATTAAAAAGGCAGAGTCGATAGGATATAATGATGCTCAGTTAGAACAAATGGCGAAAGCGCAGGGGATGAAGCCTGAGGAGGTTGTGAAATTGCGTGCCAGGGTAGAGAAAGTAAGAAAAAGCACTGGTGGAGAATCTGTCAGGGTAGATGACCAACCTAAAGAAAGACAAGTTGAAGGTGCTAAAAATAACAAAAGAGATAGCTCATTAGTAAAAAGGGTGGATGTATTTGAGGATTTGCGTCCTAAAGTGTTTGGTGCAGAATTGTTCGCGAACAGCAACATTACTTTTGAACCGAATTTAAGAATGGCAACACCAAAGAGTTATGTGATTGGTCCGGATGATGAATTGTTGATTGATCTGAGTGGCGATAATGAGGCCAATTATAAGTTAAAGGTTAGTCCTGAGGGTATTATTAATTTGCAGTATGCCGGCCCGGTTTCGGTTGGGGGGCTATCTATAGAACAGGCAATTACAAAAATACGCACAAAATTAGCCGGTACTTATCCATCTTTAAAAAGCGGACGTACCAGTTTGGCTGTTAATTTAGGAAACATCAGAAGCATTAAAATTACATTGGTGGGAGAGGTGGTAAAACCAGGCTCTTATACTTTGTCGTCATTGTCGACTGTTTTCAATGCACTAAATGCATCCGGAGGACCGAATACTAATGGGTCATTCCGTAAGATTCAAGTGATCAGGGGTAATAAAGTTGTATCTACCATTGATGTTTATGATTTTCTCTTGAATGGAATTCAGCAAAATAACATTCGCTTGCAGGATCAGGATGTGATTAATGTTCCGGTTTACCAAAGCCGGGTAGAAATAGTAGGTGAGGTTAAACGTCCGGCCTTGTTTGAGGTTTTAAGTCGTGAAAGTTTGCAGGATGTGATCCGGTTTGCTGGTGGTTTTACCAATCTGGCTTATACGGCACAGATCAAGGTTTTACGGAATACGAATAGAGAACGCAAAATCGTTGATGTTGGTGCCGAGCAATTCGCGACTTATGGTCCCTTAAATGGTGATAAATATATTGTAGAAACCATTTTGAATCGCTTTGAAAATAGGGTAGAGATATCAGGAGCGGTTTTTCGTCCCGGTAAGTTTGAGTTGGATAAGGGCTTAACTTTAAAAGGCTTAATTGCTAAAGCTGATGGATTAAGAGAAGATGCATTTTTAAATCGTGGCTATATCAATCGTTTAAATCCTGATAATACACTTGCATTAATCTCCTTTGATGTGGCGAAAGTATTGGCTGGAAAGGATAGTGATGTCGCACTGCAAAGAGAAGATAAGGTAACTATTTCTTCTTTGTTTGATTTAAGAGATGAGTATAAGCTGAGCATTCAGGGAGAAGTGAGGGAACCGGGTACTTTTGAATATGCGGATAATATGACGCTATCAGATATTATACAAATGGCAGGTGGTTTTAAAGAAGGAGCGACACCAAATCGGATTGAAATTTCCAGGAGAGTAAAGAATAGTGATTCTTTATCGAAATCGGCTATTACCGCGGAGTTGTTCACCGTTAATGTAGACCCGAATTTAAAGCTGCAGGGAGGTGATTTTATCCTTAAACCTTATGATATTGTTACCGTTCGTAATTCGGCTGGTTATTCAGCACAGAAGCAGGTTAAGTTGGAAGGAGAGGTACTTTATCCAGGTATTTATACGATTAACTCAAAGGATGAGCGGATCTCTGATTTGATTAAAAGAGCGGGTGGGCTAACCCCCTATGCTTATGCGGAAGGGGCTTCATTAAAAAGACCGGGGGCTGAAAAAGTAAATCCGAATGATAAGAACGCAATTGACAATAAGGAGGAGGAAAATAAGAAGCTTTTAAATTTAAAACGTGCACAGGAGGCTGGTGTTAAGGATACGATTAAAGCGGATATTGAGCAGAAGTTGATCCAATCTGATCTGGTTGGGATTAGCTTAGAACATATTTTACATAAGCCTTATTCAAGATATGATTTGATTGTAGAGGATGGTGATGTGATTCGTGTGCCAAGGCAGTTGCAAACGGTTAAAGTGACCGGAGAAGTTTTAAATCCGAATAGCATTGTTTACTTACCTGGTAAAAGCTTTAAGCAGTATGTGAATGGTGCTGGAGGGTTTACTTCAAGTGCTTTGAAAAGAGGTGCATATATTAAATATGCCAATGGTTCTGTTGAAGCAGGTAGTAAGTTTTTGTTTTTTAGCAATTATCCTAAGGTGAAACCTGGGGCGGAGATTTTGGTGCCGAAGAGAGCCGAGAGAGAGCGGATGAGTGCGCAGGCATGGGTTGGATTAGGGACTGCAGTTGCTTCTTTGGGGGCGATTATAGTTAGTTTGTTGAGATAG
- a CDS encoding lipopolysaccharide biosynthesis protein — translation MNPENIINDQNDFSEISLKELLLKVRGWWRFLLSKWLIILFCGIVGGLLGFGYASLKKTIYTATTTFVLEDGGSGGNGIGNLGGLASMVGIDVGGNSGGIFQGDNILELYKSRTMIEKTLLTTIEFESKSQLLIDRYLDFNGFREKWSEVPELKNIQFIKKDNEGIKHTRLKDSIIGLIVNDINKNYLSVVKPDRKLSLIKVEVKSKDEYFAKAFDDQIVKNVNDFYIQTKTKKSLENISILQGKADSVRAGMSGAIYKAAEVADATPNLNPTRQTQRIAPIQRSQFLAEANKAVLTELVKNLEMSKMSLLKEAPLIQIVDQPVFPLKQETTSRIGYFLVFFMCFSIVSIFILCFRRFFINAINR, via the coding sequence ATGAATCCAGAAAATATAATTAATGATCAAAATGATTTTAGTGAGATTTCATTAAAAGAACTTCTCCTTAAGGTCAGGGGATGGTGGCGGTTTTTGCTGTCGAAATGGCTAATCATTTTATTCTGTGGTATCGTAGGTGGGCTTTTAGGATTTGGTTATGCGTCTTTAAAAAAAACAATTTACACGGCAACAACAACTTTTGTTTTGGAAGATGGAGGTTCAGGCGGGAACGGAATAGGTAATCTGGGTGGATTGGCTTCTATGGTTGGAATTGATGTGGGTGGCAATAGTGGTGGGATTTTTCAAGGTGATAATATTCTTGAGTTGTATAAATCGAGGACGATGATTGAAAAAACTTTATTAACAACCATTGAGTTTGAGAGTAAGAGTCAATTACTTATAGATAGGTATTTAGATTTTAATGGATTTAGAGAAAAGTGGTCTGAAGTGCCTGAATTGAAAAATATTCAGTTTATTAAAAAAGATAACGAGGGTATTAAGCATACTCGCTTAAAGGATAGTATTATAGGTTTAATAGTTAATGACATAAATAAAAACTATCTGAGTGTAGTCAAACCAGATCGAAAACTAAGCCTTATAAAGGTTGAAGTTAAATCAAAAGATGAATATTTTGCAAAGGCTTTTGATGATCAAATAGTTAAAAATGTAAACGATTTTTATATACAAACGAAGACTAAGAAATCGTTAGAAAACATATCTATTTTACAAGGGAAAGCTGATTCGGTTCGTGCCGGGATGAGTGGTGCTATCTATAAGGCCGCAGAAGTGGCTGATGCTACCCCTAATCTAAATCCAACAAGACAAACTCAGAGAATAGCCCCAATTCAACGGTCCCAATTCTTAGCAGAAGCAAATAAAGCAGTTCTAACAGAGTTAGTTAAGAATCTTGAAATGTCAAAAATGAGTTTGTTAAAAGAGGCTCCTTTAATACAAATTGTGGATCAGCCCGTTTTCCCTTTAAAACAAGAAACTACCTCGCGTATTGGCTATTTTCTTGTTTTTTTTATGTGTTTCTCTATTGTTTCAATCTTTATTTTATGCTTTAGGCGATTTTTTATCAATGCTATCAATCGTTAA
- a CDS encoding oligosaccharide flippase family protein codes for MEVSIAKKINQILKHGLIYGLTSSLQSLLGFILLPILTSYYTTEEFGVYSLLLIMGSFASAVFYLGASSALGRYYYEEDSQKYRGDIISSAIQITGFGAILLIVLSTLFSDYISSIAFNTEVYSLHVRLAFYGVAFTFLLNLLTLVLRYDNLSRIFFMISIFGVVLNFLITFILLAKYDYGIKAPLIGFLSANVTCFLLLSLYIRKYLSFNLNLKYLKVLLKFGIPTLISGLLFYILDLADRFIIKSLLSTASVGIYSLGYKIGSLINVVLIMPFGLIWAPMRMKNANNLNATRILMVKVTSYFFITGFIIILMAMLFSRNLMPIFFKKKEFQESVQIVPIIIIGIFLFGLQNILDFGINYYKKLHYYIITSIIGIIFNVVVNYTFIPIFGYKAAAYGTMFTYLLTTTLIFLFSSRFFKVSLEWRRLAIPTLALVLILFAFNFYPYFFDSLMWSIAMFFLTLFLLYKFWLTNNERLTINRILTIK; via the coding sequence ATGGAAGTTTCAATAGCAAAAAAAATTAATCAAATACTAAAGCATGGATTGATTTATGGTTTAACATCTTCTTTGCAAAGTCTTTTAGGATTCATACTATTACCAATTTTAACTAGTTATTATACAACAGAAGAGTTTGGAGTGTATAGTTTGTTGTTAATCATGGGATCTTTTGCAAGTGCTGTATTTTATTTAGGGGCATCCTCAGCGCTTGGACGCTATTATTACGAAGAAGATAGTCAAAAATATAGAGGAGATATCATCTCCTCTGCTATTCAGATTACGGGCTTTGGTGCAATATTATTAATAGTACTGTCAACATTATTCTCCGACTATATATCATCTATTGCATTTAACACAGAAGTTTATTCTTTACATGTTCGATTGGCTTTTTATGGAGTCGCTTTTACATTTCTCTTAAATCTTCTAACTTTAGTGTTGCGGTATGATAATCTGTCTAGGATATTTTTTATGATCTCAATATTTGGTGTAGTACTTAACTTCCTTATAACTTTTATATTATTAGCTAAGTATGATTATGGGATCAAGGCCCCGTTAATTGGGTTCTTGAGTGCAAATGTTACTTGTTTTTTATTATTGTCTTTATACATCCGCAAGTACCTTTCATTTAACCTTAATTTGAAATACTTAAAAGTGTTATTGAAATTTGGGATACCAACCTTAATTTCTGGATTGTTATTCTATATATTGGACCTAGCTGACAGATTTATAATAAAGAGTTTATTGAGCACAGCATCTGTAGGGATTTATTCTCTAGGTTATAAAATAGGGTCGTTAATCAATGTTGTGTTAATTATGCCCTTTGGATTAATCTGGGCACCTATGAGGATGAAAAATGCAAATAATCTCAATGCGACTAGAATCTTAATGGTTAAGGTTACTTCTTACTTTTTTATTACTGGCTTTATTATTATTTTAATGGCAATGCTATTTAGTAGGAATTTGATGCCTATTTTTTTTAAAAAGAAAGAATTCCAAGAATCAGTTCAGATAGTCCCTATTATAATAATTGGCATCTTCCTTTTTGGACTGCAAAATATTCTAGATTTTGGAATTAATTATTACAAAAAACTACATTATTATATTATTACTTCAATTATAGGAATTATTTTTAATGTGGTCGTAAATTATACATTTATTCCAATCTTCGGTTACAAGGCTGCTGCTTATGGAACTATGTTCACTTATTTGTTGACAACTACCTTGATTTTTTTATTCTCATCTCGATTTTTTAAAGTTAGTCTAGAGTGGAGGCGTTTAGCTATACCGACATTAGCGCTAGTTTTAATTTTATTTGCATTTAATTTTTACCCCTATTTTTTTGATAGTTTAATGTGGTCCATTGCTATGTTTTTTTTAACATTGTTTTTGCTATATAAATTTTGGTTAACCAACAATGAACGGTTAACTATCAATAGAATCTTGACTATAAAATAG
- a CDS encoding aldolase/citrate lyase family protein has protein sequence MINSKILLGSWITLNHPSIAEIMADTGFDWLCIDMEHSVTDYSEAQLLIMAIQSKGLKAYVRVGNNNARIIKRVLDAGADGIIVPSVNSAVEAKLAVDSVKYPPMGKRGVGLARAQGYGFDFENYRDITSKEIKLIVQIEHINAIKELDAIISTEGIDGTFIGPYDLSGSMGKPGEYNDKDVLEALASYELIAKKYNKWIGYHVVQPEFNLVEDKIAAGYNFIAFSFDAYFLGNSIRKELSKRKK, from the coding sequence ATGATTAACTCGAAAATACTTTTAGGTTCTTGGATAACCTTAAATCATCCATCTATTGCAGAGATAATGGCTGATACTGGTTTTGATTGGTTATGCATAGATATGGAACATTCGGTAACGGATTATTCTGAAGCACAACTCTTAATAATGGCAATTCAAAGTAAGGGGTTAAAAGCTTATGTTAGGGTTGGTAATAACAATGCCAGAATAATTAAGCGTGTGTTAGATGCTGGTGCGGATGGAATTATAGTGCCTTCTGTTAATTCTGCTGTAGAGGCGAAATTAGCTGTAGATTCAGTTAAGTACCCGCCAATGGGAAAACGTGGAGTTGGCCTGGCAAGGGCCCAGGGGTATGGATTTGATTTTGAGAATTACAGAGATATTACGTCAAAAGAGATAAAATTGATTGTTCAGATTGAGCATATTAACGCGATTAAAGAATTGGATGCAATTATTAGTACAGAAGGCATTGATGGAACATTTATTGGACCATATGACCTATCTGGTTCCATGGGCAAACCTGGAGAATATAATGACAAAGATGTTTTAGAAGCACTTGCCAGTTACGAATTAATAGCAAAGAAATACAATAAGTGGATCGGATATCATGTTGTGCAACCTGAATTTAATTTGGTCGAAGATAAAATTGCTGCAGGTTACAATTTTATTGCTTTTAGTTTTGACGCCTACTTTTTAGGCAACAGCATAAGAAAAGAATTATCAAAAAGGAAAAAATAA
- the kdsB gene encoding 3-deoxy-manno-octulosonate cytidylyltransferase: MRILGVLPARMAATRFPNKPLAIIQGIPMIGHCYLRSKMCDLLDEVYVATCDEEIKDYVEGIGGKAIMTSDVHERATERSAEALLNIEKLTGQKFDIVVMIQGDEPLIYPEMIKEVLQPMIANPIPVSNLIAALPTQQERDNSNNVKVAKDFNGRILYLSREAIPSKQKYNGKIDAFRQLGLIAFTKEALLQFVSLEPTPLEVIESVDMNRFLEHGVPIQSAITNFEADSVDTPEDLVRVDLKMATDRLFTKYKN, translated from the coding sequence ATGCGAATTTTAGGAGTTTTGCCAGCAAGGATGGCCGCTACACGTTTCCCAAATAAACCTTTAGCTATAATTCAAGGTATTCCTATGATTGGACATTGTTACCTAAGGAGTAAAATGTGTGATTTACTGGATGAGGTATATGTAGCTACATGTGATGAGGAAATAAAAGATTATGTTGAAGGCATAGGAGGTAAGGCTATTATGACATCTGATGTACATGAAAGAGCTACTGAACGCTCGGCCGAAGCATTGCTAAACATAGAAAAATTAACTGGTCAAAAATTTGATATCGTTGTAATGATTCAGGGCGATGAACCTTTAATTTATCCTGAAATGATCAAAGAGGTATTACAGCCCATGATTGCTAATCCGATTCCCGTTTCTAATTTAATTGCAGCACTCCCAACGCAACAGGAAAGGGACAATTCAAACAATGTTAAAGTTGCAAAAGATTTTAACGGTAGGATTTTATACTTATCTAGAGAGGCTATTCCTTCCAAACAAAAATACAATGGTAAAATTGATGCATTCAGGCAATTAGGATTGATCGCTTTTACTAAGGAAGCTCTTTTGCAATTTGTGTCCCTGGAACCAACACCCTTAGAGGTTATAGAGTCGGTAGATATGAATAGGTTTTTGGAGCATGGAGTGCCAATACAATCGGCAATTACAAATTTTGAGGCTGACTCTGTAGATACTCCTGAAGATTTAGTTCGGGTGGATTTGAAAATGGCTACTGATCGTCTTTTTACAAAATATAAAAATTAA
- a CDS encoding phosphoglycerate dehydrogenase: MKVKVSNVAFSKNQFLVEKLKTFFPDAVINIEGKRYLDRELIDYFSDADAAIVGLELITPEVLDQLPNLRAIAKYGVGLDNIDIPACEERGVKIGWTGGVNKDSVAEMVVGFMLALSRNLYVTSNQLKSGTWNKNGGSQLVGKTIGIIGVGHIGKTLINLLKPFKCRVLINDILDISDYALENNLDVVDKEYLFKEADIISVHTPLNNDTRNLFDAEVFEMMKKTAFLINTARGGIVNENDLKHALSNGIIAGAALDVFEIEPPNDRELLQLENLICTPHTGGNSYEAVVAMGLSAIDHLLNYRNKLLNNE; the protein is encoded by the coding sequence ATGAAGGTAAAAGTTTCAAATGTTGCCTTTTCGAAAAATCAATTTTTGGTGGAAAAGCTTAAAACCTTTTTCCCGGATGCGGTTATTAATATTGAAGGGAAAAGATATCTTGATAGGGAGTTAATTGATTATTTTTCTGATGCTGATGCTGCCATTGTTGGATTGGAGTTGATCACACCTGAAGTTTTAGATCAACTGCCCAATTTACGTGCTATTGCAAAGTATGGAGTTGGCCTGGACAACATTGATATCCCTGCCTGTGAAGAGCGCGGGGTGAAAATAGGATGGACAGGTGGGGTAAATAAGGATTCTGTTGCAGAAATGGTGGTTGGGTTTATGCTGGCCTTAAGCAGAAATCTTTATGTAACTTCAAATCAACTTAAAAGTGGTACCTGGAACAAAAACGGAGGCTCGCAATTAGTAGGTAAAACTATTGGAATAATTGGTGTTGGCCATATAGGTAAGACATTAATTAATTTATTAAAGCCGTTTAAATGCAGGGTTTTGATAAACGACATCTTAGATATAAGTGATTATGCTTTGGAAAACAACTTAGATGTAGTTGATAAAGAATACCTTTTTAAAGAGGCTGATATCATTTCAGTGCATACGCCATTAAATAATGATACGCGAAATTTATTTGATGCCGAAGTTTTTGAAATGATGAAAAAAACTGCTTTTTTAATTAATACTGCAAGAGGTGGGATAGTAAACGAGAACGATCTAAAGCATGCACTTTCTAATGGAATAATTGCAGGTGCTGCACTGGATGTTTTTGAAATTGAGCCACCAAATGATAGAGAATTACTCCAGCTGGAAAATTTAATCTGTACGCCCCACACTGGGGGCAATTCTTATGAAGCTGTTGTTGCAATGGGCTTGTCGG